The following nucleotide sequence is from Saimiri boliviensis isolate mSaiBol1 chromosome 6, mSaiBol1.pri, whole genome shotgun sequence.
CTGGCCCTAGCCTCTGACACCACTGTCTTCCCAGAGGCAGGAGGGTGCCTCCTCCTGGCTcccagaggctgagctgggatcGGGGACCCCAGGGCTCAGGCTGCTATGTCCACCAGGCCCCGGCGGGAGGTCTCCCTGACGGCCCCCAGCTCAGCCTCGTCTCCCAGCGCGCGCTGCAGGACCAGCCGGAGAGGCAGCCTGCGGCCCTGGGCGCTGCCCAGCCAGAAGTAGACGCCGGGCTTGGCGGCACAGTGCAGGGCGGCcatgaggaagctgaagtggtAGAAGTAGTGGGGGATGTGCCAGAGCAGGTTCCGGGACAGCCAGTAGATGCCGAAGGGCAGGCcgcagaagaggaagaggaggacggTGAGCAGGACCAGCGCGGGGAAGCCCCGGGGCGGCGGCCGCTGGGGGCCTCGCTCCAggcgcagcagcagcagcaggctggCCCCGCACACGGTGCAGCACAGCGCGGCCAGCAGCACCGCGGCCGCcagccacagcgcccggcacaGGTGGCGGCTGGGCTCCCCGAAGAACTGGGTGCAGGCGCCGCTGAGCAGCAGGTGCAGGAGCAGGCAGAGGGCCCAGGTGAGGGCGCACGCGCAGGTGGTCAGGTGGCGTGGGCGGCGGCACGAGTGCCAGGCCGGGAAGAGGGCGGCCAGGCACTGCTCCACGCTCACGGCCCCCAGGAGGCTCAGGCCCACGATGTAACAGAAGAAGCGCAgcgtggtcaggctggtctgcaCGAAGCCCGGGAAGTCCAGCCGGCCCGGCAGCAAGTCGGGGACCACGGCCACCATGTGGCAGCCGAGGAAGATGAGGTCTGCGCAGGCCACATCCAGGAGGTAGATGGCAAAGGGGTTTCTGTAGACGTTGGAGCTGAGGAGCCAGAGGACCGCCCCGTTCCCCAGCAGCCCCCCCAGGCCGAGCCCCTCGGTGAGGGACAGGATGACGAGGTTGAAGGCCACATCCTCCTGGGCGCCGTCGGCCGCCCCCCCATGCTGCCCGGCTTCTCTGGGGTCCAtcgtggggtggggggcagggggtgcTGCGGGCATGTGTtcggctctctctctctctcctgatggCCCTGCAACCACAACAGTTGAGTCTGGGGCTCAGGAAGCCgtaccccctgcccctccctgcactGGGGGAGAGGAGATAGCTAAGGGGTGGGTGGTGACCAGAGGAATGGTCAGAACCCCCAGGAGGGGGCTCCTCTCCCATTTCCACCCTCAGCCACCTGACCTCAGCTGCTCTTCCCTGAGACACTTGGGGGCAACgtccccctttcctccccttcctgtgGTGACCTGGCCTCAAGGGCCTTCTGTGGAG
It contains:
- the MRGPRE gene encoding mas-related G-protein coupled receptor member E, whose protein sequence is MPAAPPAPHPTMDPREAGQHGGAADGAQEDVAFNLVILSLTEGLGLGGLLGNGAVLWLLSSNVYRNPFAIYLLDVACADLIFLGCHMVAVVPDLLPGRLDFPGFVQTSLTTLRFFCYIVGLSLLGAVSVEQCLAALFPAWHSCRRPRHLTTCACALTWALCLLLHLLLSGACTQFFGEPSRHLCRALWLAAAVLLAALCCTVCGASLLLLLRLERGPQRPPPRGFPALVLLTVLLFLFCGLPFGIYWLSRNLLWHIPHYFYHFSFLMAALHCAAKPGVYFWLGSAQGRRLPLRLVLQRALGDEAELGAVRETSRRGLVDIAA